Proteins encoded by one window of Elaeis guineensis isolate ETL-2024a chromosome 12, EG11, whole genome shotgun sequence:
- the LOC105053486 gene encoding uncharacterized protein isoform X1, producing the protein MGARRRTLLLGFVVALFLGVAIYFRLWAIDNESFSTDDREVLRKQFERANLEAMDESAEWRMKYDREVEKSRLVQDELLKVKASLTSATKRFAMLQKENMSLQKQVESLKQQIGAKEQHCNCNQSSIQHQQ; encoded by the exons ATGGGCGCgcggaggagaaccctcctcctCGGGTTTGTCGTGGCTCTCTTCCTTGGAGTCGCCATCTATTTCCGCCTCTGGGCCATCGACAACGAGTCCTTCTCCACCGATGACCGGGAAGTCCTGAG GAAACAATTTGAACGTGCCAATCTGGAAGCTATGGATGAATCTGCTGAATGGAGAATGAAATATGACAGGGAGGTTGAGAAGAGTAGGCTGGTTCAGGATGAACTCTTGAAG GTTAAGGCCTCATTAACAAGCGCCACTAAGCGGTTTGCGATGCTGCAAAAA GAAAACATGAGCCTGCAGAAGCAAGTGGAGTCCTTGAAACAACAAATTGGAGCAAAGGAACAACATTGCAACTGCAATCAATCCTCAATCCAGCACCAACAATAA
- the LOC105053486 gene encoding uncharacterized protein isoform X3 yields MGARRRTLLLGFVVALFLGVAIYFRLWAIDNESFSTDDREVLRKQFERANLEAMDESAEWRMKYDREVEKSRLVQDELLKNEMRGRVQASLAGSCNRMSVPPLSETRKR; encoded by the exons ATGGGCGCgcggaggagaaccctcctcctCGGGTTTGTCGTGGCTCTCTTCCTTGGAGTCGCCATCTATTTCCGCCTCTGGGCCATCGACAACGAGTCCTTCTCCACCGATGACCGGGAAGTCCTGAG GAAACAATTTGAACGTGCCAATCTGGAAGCTATGGATGAATCTGCTGAATGGAGAATGAAATATGACAGGGAGGTTGAGAAGAGTAGGCTGGTTCAGGATGAACTCTTGAAG AACGAGATGAGAGGAAGGGTGCAAGCATCTCTAGCTGGGTCATGCAACCGCATGAGTGTGCCACCACTATCTGAAACCAGAAAGAGATAA
- the LOC105053486 gene encoding uncharacterized protein isoform X2, giving the protein MGARRRTLLLGFVVALFLGVAIYFRLWAIDNESFSTDDREVLRKQFERANLEAMDESAEWRMKYDREVEKSRLVQDELLKENMSLQKQVESLKQQIGAKEQHCNCNQSSIQHQQ; this is encoded by the exons ATGGGCGCgcggaggagaaccctcctcctCGGGTTTGTCGTGGCTCTCTTCCTTGGAGTCGCCATCTATTTCCGCCTCTGGGCCATCGACAACGAGTCCTTCTCCACCGATGACCGGGAAGTCCTGAG GAAACAATTTGAACGTGCCAATCTGGAAGCTATGGATGAATCTGCTGAATGGAGAATGAAATATGACAGGGAGGTTGAGAAGAGTAGGCTGGTTCAGGATGAACTCTTGAAG GAAAACATGAGCCTGCAGAAGCAAGTGGAGTCCTTGAAACAACAAATTGGAGCAAAGGAACAACATTGCAACTGCAATCAATCCTCAATCCAGCACCAACAATAA